A stretch of the Streptomyces venezuelae genome encodes the following:
- a CDS encoding putative leader peptide yields MNGAGIALVSRRHVDLGRMSSAICPAS; encoded by the coding sequence ATGAATGGAGCTGGAATTGCCTTGGTGAGTCGGCGGCACGTCGACCTCGGCCGCATGTCCAGCGCCATCTGTCCGGCGAGCTGA
- a CDS encoding GAF domain-containing protein, with protein MANTAVDLARLSAMDAREAARLLKGVRAAALAGDRPPAAPRPEIAESWRRMLAGGVHPDRDHRSRLLSAAEMEERRQLSPLRQVLPVLREGLLPALDGALHIMVVADAEGRLLWREGASAILRKADRLGFAVGAHWDEAVVGTNGVGTALVTRRPVQVFSAEHFVSSHHDWTCAGVPVHDPRDGRLLGVVDVSGPLATMHPATLAWVSSVARLAEHELRLRHLESLERLRSVSAPLLARLPAGARALAVDQHGWTAAVTGLAPADRIPLPKSFGPGRTWIPQLGDCTVEPLPGGWLLRTDGVRSGAAASRVVLDLSRPGAWTATVYGAAGSWSQELSPRHAELLFLLAASPRGRSAAELAAEVFGDPTRTVTVRAEMSRVRRNLAGVLAHRPYRFAEDVEVELIRPADPARLLPHSTAPAVVGARLGRTGTGVIP; from the coding sequence GTGGCCAACACCGCAGTTGATTTGGCGCGGCTCTCGGCGATGGACGCGCGCGAGGCGGCGCGCCTGCTCAAGGGCGTACGGGCGGCGGCACTGGCCGGGGACCGGCCACCGGCCGCGCCGCGGCCGGAGATCGCCGAGTCCTGGCGGCGGATGCTGGCCGGCGGGGTGCACCCGGACCGGGACCACCGCTCGCGGCTGCTGTCCGCCGCGGAGATGGAGGAGCGGCGGCAGCTCTCGCCGCTGCGGCAGGTGCTGCCGGTGCTGCGGGAAGGACTGCTGCCGGCCCTGGACGGGGCCCTGCACATCATGGTGGTCGCCGATGCGGAGGGGCGGCTGCTGTGGCGCGAGGGGGCCTCGGCGATCCTGCGGAAGGCCGACCGGCTGGGCTTCGCGGTGGGCGCGCACTGGGACGAGGCGGTGGTGGGAACCAATGGGGTGGGCACGGCCCTGGTGACCCGGCGCCCGGTGCAGGTGTTCTCCGCCGAGCACTTCGTCTCCTCGCACCACGACTGGACCTGTGCGGGCGTACCGGTGCACGATCCGCGGGACGGCCGCCTGCTGGGCGTGGTCGACGTGAGCGGCCCGCTGGCCACCATGCACCCGGCGACGCTGGCCTGGGTGAGCTCGGTGGCCAGGCTGGCCGAGCACGAGCTGCGGCTCCGGCACCTGGAGTCGCTGGAGCGGCTGCGGAGCGTGTCGGCCCCGCTGCTGGCCCGGCTGCCGGCCGGTGCGCGGGCGCTGGCGGTGGACCAGCACGGCTGGACCGCGGCGGTGACCGGGCTGGCCCCGGCCGACCGGATCCCGCTGCCGAAGTCCTTCGGGCCCGGCCGGACCTGGATCCCGCAGCTGGGCGACTGCACGGTGGAGCCGTTGCCGGGCGGCTGGCTGCTGCGGACCGACGGAGTGCGCAGCGGCGCGGCGGCGAGCCGGGTGGTGCTGGACCTGAGCCGGCCCGGGGCGTGGACGGCGACCGTGTACGGGGCGGCCGGCAGCTGGTCGCAGGAGCTCAGCCCGCGCCATGCGGAGCTGCTGTTCCTGCTGGCGGCGAGTCCGCGCGGGCGGTCGGCGGCGGAGCTGGCGGCGGAGGTGTTCGGGGACCCGACCCGCACGGTGACGGTGCGGGCGGAGATGTCCCGGGTCCGGCGGAACCTGGCGGGGGTGCTGGCGCACCGGCCGTACCGGTTCGCGGAGGACGTGGAGGTGGAGCTGATCCGCCCGGCCGACCCGGCCCGGCTGCTGCCGCACTCCACCGCTCCGGCGGTGGTCGGGGCCCGCCTGGGCCGGACGGGGACGGGCGTGATTCCCTGA
- a CDS encoding nitrite/sulfite reductase — translation MAATPEKPAAAPAAARRKTGRHRGEGQWAVGHHTPLNGNEQFKKDDDGLNVRTRIETIYSKTGFDSIDPNDLRGRMRWWGLYTQRKPGIDGGKTAILEPEELDDKYFMLRVRIDGGRLTTEQLRVIGEISEEFARGTADLTDRQNVQYHWIRIEDVPEIWRRLEAVGLSTTEACGDTPRVILGSPVAGIAEDEIIDGTPAIDEIYRRIVGNKDFSNLPRKFKSAISGSPLLDVAHEINDIAFVGVEHPEHGPGFDVWVGGGLSTNPKLGVRLGTWVSLDEVPDVYEGVISIFRDYGYRRLRTRARLKFLVADWGAEKFRQVLEDEYLKRKLTDGPAPEQPSGQWRDHVGVHRQQDGRFYVGFAPRVGRVDGATLTKIADIAESHGSGRLRTTAEQKMIVLDITEDKVDSVVAALEALDLRVKPSPFRRGTMACTGIEFCKLAIVETKARGASLIDELERRLPAFEQPLTININGCPNACARIQVADIGLKGQLVLDDDGNQVEGYQVHLGGALGLEAGFGRKVRGLKVTSAGLPDYVERVVKRFEEQREDGERFAAWVGRASDEALS, via the coding sequence ATGGCCGCCACCCCCGAAAAGCCCGCAGCCGCTCCCGCTGCCGCGCGCCGCAAGACCGGCCGTCACCGCGGTGAGGGTCAGTGGGCCGTCGGACACCACACCCCCCTCAACGGCAACGAGCAGTTCAAGAAGGACGACGACGGTCTCAATGTGCGGACACGCATTGAGACGATCTACTCCAAGACCGGTTTCGACTCGATCGACCCCAACGACCTGCGCGGCCGGATGCGCTGGTGGGGCCTGTACACCCAGCGCAAGCCCGGGATCGACGGCGGCAAGACCGCGATCCTGGAGCCGGAGGAGCTGGACGACAAGTACTTCATGCTGCGCGTCCGCATCGACGGCGGCCGGCTGACCACCGAGCAGCTCCGCGTCATCGGCGAGATCTCCGAGGAGTTCGCCCGCGGCACCGCCGACCTCACCGACCGGCAGAACGTGCAGTACCACTGGATCCGGATCGAGGACGTCCCGGAGATCTGGCGCCGCCTGGAGGCCGTCGGGCTCAGCACCACCGAGGCCTGCGGTGACACGCCCCGCGTCATCCTCGGCTCGCCCGTCGCCGGCATCGCCGAGGACGAGATCATCGACGGCACCCCGGCCATCGACGAGATCTACCGCCGGATCGTCGGCAACAAGGACTTCTCCAACCTGCCCCGCAAGTTCAAGTCCGCGATCTCCGGCTCGCCGCTGCTCGACGTGGCGCACGAGATCAACGACATCGCCTTCGTCGGCGTCGAACACCCCGAGCACGGGCCCGGCTTCGACGTCTGGGTCGGCGGCGGCCTGTCGACCAACCCCAAGCTCGGGGTGCGCCTGGGTACCTGGGTCTCGCTCGACGAGGTCCCGGACGTCTACGAAGGCGTCATCTCGATCTTCCGTGACTACGGCTACCGCCGGCTCCGCACCCGCGCCCGCCTGAAGTTCCTCGTCGCCGACTGGGGCGCGGAGAAGTTCCGCCAGGTCCTGGAGGACGAGTACCTGAAGCGGAAGCTGACCGACGGCCCGGCCCCGGAGCAGCCCTCCGGCCAGTGGCGGGACCACGTCGGTGTGCACCGCCAGCAGGACGGCCGCTTCTACGTCGGCTTCGCCCCGCGCGTCGGCCGCGTCGACGGCGCCACCCTCACCAAGATCGCGGACATCGCGGAGAGCCACGGCTCCGGCCGGCTGCGCACCACCGCCGAGCAGAAGATGATCGTCCTCGACATCACCGAGGACAAGGTCGACTCGGTGGTCGCCGCCCTGGAGGCGCTGGACCTGCGGGTCAAGCCGTCCCCGTTCCGGCGCGGCACGATGGCCTGCACCGGCATCGAGTTCTGCAAGCTGGCCATCGTCGAGACCAAGGCGCGCGGCGCCTCGCTGATCGACGAGCTGGAGCGCCGCCTGCCGGCCTTCGAGCAGCCGCTCACCATCAACATCAACGGCTGCCCGAACGCCTGCGCCCGTATCCAGGTGGCGGACATCGGTCTCAAGGGCCAGCTGGTCCTGGACGACGACGGCAACCAGGTGGAGGGCTACCAGGTGCACCTGGGCGGCGCCCTCGGCCTGGAGGCCGGCTTCGGCCGCAAGGTCCGCGGCCTGAAGGTCACCTCGGCCGGCCTGCCGGACTACGTGGAGCGGGTCGTCAAGCGCTTCGAGGAGCAGCGCGAGGACGGCGAGCGCTTCGCCGCCTGGGTCGGCCGCGCGAGCGACGAGGCACTGTCGTGA
- a CDS encoding GNAT family N-acetyltransferase, whose amino-acid sequence MSEPTTFTLTTWSLEMTSPADLVPSPAPPGDDVTIVRAEVPSPEFSRFLYASVGGDIHWTDRLSLTRAEWVAQLDRPGVETWVAYDRGTPAGYVEFDPQPDGVVEIVYFGLLPEFRGRRIGGYLLSEGIRRAWDLAARWPEREPTRRVWLHTCSLDGPTAMDNYLKRGFRLFRTETEQATATPTPGPWPGA is encoded by the coding sequence ATGAGCGAGCCCACCACCTTCACTCTGACCACCTGGTCCCTGGAGATGACCTCCCCGGCCGATCTGGTGCCTTCGCCGGCGCCGCCGGGCGACGATGTCACGATCGTCCGCGCCGAGGTGCCGTCCCCCGAGTTCAGCCGCTTCCTGTACGCGTCGGTGGGCGGTGACATCCACTGGACGGACCGGCTGTCGCTGACCCGGGCGGAGTGGGTGGCGCAGCTGGACCGGCCGGGGGTCGAGACATGGGTGGCGTACGACCGCGGCACTCCGGCGGGGTACGTGGAGTTCGACCCGCAGCCCGACGGGGTGGTCGAGATCGTCTACTTCGGCCTGCTGCCGGAGTTCCGGGGGCGGCGGATCGGCGGGTACCTGCTGTCCGAGGGCATCCGGCGGGCGTGGGACCTGGCGGCGCGATGGCCTGAGCGGGAGCCGACGCGGCGGGTCTGGCTGCACACATGCAGCCTGGACGGGCCGACGGCGATGGACAACTACCTGAAGCGAGGCTTCCGCCTGTTCCGCACGGAAACGGAACAGGCCACGGCCACCCCCACCCCCGGCCCCTGGCCCGGCGCATAG
- a CDS encoding phosphoadenylyl-sulfate reductase, translated as MTTIQDNGSLRELAEQAGRDLEDASALEILTWAAETFGREFAVTSSMEDAVVAHLASRAFPGVDVVFLDTGYHFEETIGTRDAVEAVMDVNVITLTPRQTVAEQDAEYGPKLHDRDPDLCCALRKVKPLEEGLTGYRAWATGLRRDESPTRANTPVVGWDEKRQKVKVSPIARWTQDDVDAYVAEHGVLTNPLLMDGYASVGCAPCTRRVAEGEDARAGRWAGRGKTECGLHG; from the coding sequence ATGACCACCATTCAGGACAACGGGAGCCTTCGGGAGCTCGCCGAGCAGGCCGGGCGGGACCTGGAGGACGCCTCCGCGCTGGAGATCCTCACCTGGGCGGCCGAGACCTTCGGCCGGGAGTTCGCCGTGACCTCCTCCATGGAGGACGCGGTCGTCGCCCACCTGGCGTCCCGCGCCTTCCCCGGCGTGGACGTGGTCTTCCTCGACACCGGCTACCACTTCGAGGAGACCATCGGCACCCGCGACGCGGTCGAGGCCGTGATGGACGTCAACGTCATCACCCTCACCCCGCGCCAGACGGTCGCCGAGCAGGACGCCGAGTACGGGCCGAAGCTGCACGACCGCGACCCCGACCTGTGCTGCGCCCTGCGCAAGGTCAAGCCGCTGGAAGAGGGCCTGACCGGCTACCGGGCCTGGGCGACCGGCCTGCGCCGCGACGAGTCCCCCACCCGGGCGAACACCCCGGTGGTCGGCTGGGACGAGAAGCGGCAGAAGGTCAAGGTCTCCCCCATCGCCCGCTGGACGCAGGACGACGTGGACGCCTACGTCGCCGAGCACGGAGTCCTCACCAACCCGCTGCTGATGGACGGCTACGCCTCCGTCGGATGCGCCCCCTGCACGCGCCGGGTGGCGGAGGGCGAGGACGCCCGGGCCGGCCGCTGGGCCGGCCGGGGCAAGACCGAGTGCGGACTGCACGGCTGA